A stretch of Oncorhynchus mykiss isolate Arlee chromosome 12, USDA_OmykA_1.1, whole genome shotgun sequence DNA encodes these proteins:
- the LOC110537810 gene encoding gastrotropin has product MAFAGKWETESQEGYDEFCKLLGIPDDIIEKGRDYKLITEVVQNGNVFSWSQLYPTNKTISNKFVIDQECDMETIGGKKFKATVTMEGGKLSTKFPNYHHTSEISGGKLIETSIAGSVVLKRTSKKI; this is encoded by the exons ATGGCCTTCGCTGGAAAATGGGAAACTGAGTCCCAGGAAGGATACGATGAATTCTGCAAGCTCCTTG GCATCCCTGATGACATCATTGAGAAGGGTCGTGACTACAAGCTCATTACTGAGGTGGTGCAGAACGGCAATGTGTTCTCATGGTCCCAGCTCTATCCCACAAACAAGACCATCAGCAACAAGTTTGTCATTGACCAGGAATGTGACATGGAGACTATTGGAGGGAAAAAGTTCAAG GCCACAGTTACAATGGAGGGGGGCAAGCTGAGCACGAAATTCCCCAACTACCACCACACATCTGAAATCAGCGGAGGAAAGCTGATAGAG ACCTCAATCGCGGGCTCAGTCGTGCTGAAAAGAACCAGCAAGAAGATCTAA
- the ccnjl gene encoding cyclin-J-like protein, whose amino-acid sequence MEREGQWWKSQLAADIHQSLRIKELKLPTYKSHSPQIGMRRYFADLLAVLSNRYQLCPAARHLAVYLLDLFMDHYDVAVRQLYIIALSCLLLASKFEEKEDRVPKLEQLNSLGFMCSLNLSLSRKDLVKMELLLLETFGWNLCMPTPAHFIDYYLHAAVQEGELHNGWPLSSLSKTKAFMDKYTHYFLEVSLQDHAFLGFRPSQVAAACIAASRICLQITPSWTTVLHLLTGYSWEPLTPCIELMLLAHDNDVKQANKSKSNSPSVQSPLQPQALPSTSTVSVSTMKQPLSTSQQLLFQTGGYQQQLTQHSTPLSQLHMLGESPTLGPVGSRNYLQAHQRGLLSGSVSQGVFPSYPSLASGLRSSLPLQGPISMQVALAAEPRHCLPLSYGGGYLGSHHTYTAGCFDR is encoded by the exons ATGGAACGGGAGGGGCAGTGGTGGAAGAGCCAGCTCGCTGCAGACATCCACCAGTCTTTACGAATAAAG GAGCTGAAGTTGCCCACCTACAAGTCCCACTCTCCTCAGATCGGGATGCGGCGTTACTTTGCTGACCTGCTGGCTGTCCTCAGTAACCGCTACCAGCTGTGCCCAGCGGCTCGCCACCTGGCCGTCTACCTCCTGGATTTGTTCATGGACCACTACGACGTGGCAGTCCGCCAGCTCTACATCATTGCCCTCTCCTGCCTGCTCCTAGCAA GTAAGTTTGAAGAGAAGGAGGACCGTGTACCAAAGCTGGAGCAGCTAAACTCTCTGGGCTTCATGTGTAGCCTGAACCTGTCACTGAGCCGGAAGGACCTGGTAAAGATGGAGCTGCTCCTCTTAGAGACGTTTGGCTGGAACCTGTGTATGCCCACGCCTGCACACTTCATAGACTACTACCTCCATGCCGCTGTACAAGAGGGAGAACTGCACAACGGCtggcccctctcctccctcagtaaGACCAAAGCCTTCATGGACAAGTACACACACTACTTCCTGGAAGTCTCACTGCAAG ACCATGCCTTCCTCGGCTTCCGACCGTCCCAGGTGGCGGCAGCCTGCATTGCGGCGTCCCGCATCTGTCTCCAGATCACCCCAAGCTGGACCACCGTTCTCCACCTGCTCACCGGATACTCCTGGGAACCCCTCACCCCGTGCATCGAGCTCATGCTTCT TGCCCATGACAACGATGTGAAACAAGCCAACAAATCCAAGTCCAACTCTCCGTCTGTCCAGAGTCCTCTCCAACCCCAGGCCCTACCCTCAACCTCCACAGTCTCTGTCTCCACCATGAAACAGCCCTTGTCTACCTCTCAGCAGCTGCTCTTCCAGACAGGTGGATACCAGCAGCAGCTCACCCAGCACTCTACTCCCCTTTCCCAGCTGCACATGCTAGGTGAGTCCCCGACTCTGGGCCCTGTCGGGTCTCGCAACTACCTCCAGGCCCACCAGAGAGGGCTCCTCTCAGGGTCGGTTTCTCAGGGAGTCTTCCCCTCCTACCCCAGCTTAGCCTCAGGGCTGCGCTCCTCCCTGCCCCTGCAGGGACCTATCTCCATGCAAGTGGCTCTAGCTGCAGAGCCCCGTCACTGCCTCCCCCTGTCGTACGGGGGAGGCTACCTGGGCTCCCATCACACCTACACAGCAGGCTGCTTCGACAGGTGA